A region of Pseudomonas putida DNA encodes the following proteins:
- the rbfA gene encoding 30S ribosome-binding factor RbfA, with protein MAKEYSRTQRIGDQMQRELAELIRREVKDPRVGLVTITAVDVSRDVGHAKVFITVMGEETPDAVQQSLKALNSAASFLRLHLGRSMQLRSVPQLHFHFDESVSRGVHLSALIERAVAEDRLHKDTDELDTKE; from the coding sequence ATGGCCAAAGAATATAGCCGTACCCAACGTATCGGTGATCAGATGCAGCGCGAGCTGGCCGAACTGATCCGCCGCGAAGTCAAAGATCCACGTGTCGGTCTGGTGACCATCACTGCCGTGGATGTCAGCCGTGACGTGGGCCATGCCAAGGTGTTCATCACCGTCATGGGCGAGGAAACGCCGGATGCCGTGCAGCAGTCGCTCAAGGCGCTGAACAGCGCCGCCAGCTTCCTGCGCCTGCACCTGGGCCGCTCGATGCAACTGCGCAGCGTGCCCCAGCTGCATTTCCACTTCGATGAAAGCGTCAGCCGCGGTGTACACCTGTCGGCGCTGATCGAGCGTGCAGTGGCCGAAGACCGCCTGCACAAGGATACCGACGAGCTGGACACCAAGGAGTAA
- the truB gene encoding tRNA pseudouridine(55) synthase TruB yields the protein MAQVKRIRRNVSGIILLDKPLGFTSNAALQKVRWLLNAEKAGHTGSLDPLATGVLPLCFGEATKFSQYLLDSDKGYETVMQLGQTTNTADAEGEVLQTREVTVGRADIEALLPRFRGPISQIPPMYSALKRDGQPLYKLARAGEVVEREARSVTINRLELLESEGTRARLSVGCSKGTYIRTLVEDIGEALGCGAYVAELRRTQAGPFELAQTVTLEELEQVHAEGGNEALDRFLMPSDSGLLDWPLVCLSEHSAFYWLHGQAVRAPDAPQFGMVRVQDHNARFIGIGEVSEDGRIAPRRLIRSE from the coding sequence GTGGCCCAGGTCAAACGTATCCGCCGCAATGTCAGCGGCATCATCCTGCTCGACAAGCCGCTTGGCTTTACCTCCAACGCGGCACTGCAGAAAGTCCGCTGGTTGCTGAACGCGGAGAAGGCTGGCCACACCGGCAGCCTCGACCCGCTGGCAACCGGCGTTCTGCCGTTGTGCTTCGGTGAAGCGACCAAGTTTTCGCAGTACCTGCTCGATTCCGACAAGGGCTACGAAACCGTCATGCAGCTGGGGCAGACTACCAATACTGCCGATGCTGAAGGCGAGGTCCTGCAGACCCGTGAGGTGACCGTTGGTCGTGCCGACATCGAGGCCCTGCTGCCACGTTTTCGCGGCCCGATCAGCCAGATACCGCCGATGTACTCGGCGCTCAAGCGTGACGGCCAGCCGCTGTACAAGCTGGCACGTGCTGGAGAGGTAGTGGAGCGCGAGGCGCGTTCTGTTACTATTAACCGCTTGGAGTTGCTCGAGAGCGAAGGCACCCGTGCACGGCTGAGTGTAGGATGCAGCAAAGGCACCTATATCCGCACCCTGGTGGAGGATATCGGCGAAGCCCTTGGCTGTGGCGCCTATGTCGCCGAGCTGCGCAGGACCCAGGCCGGGCCCTTCGAGCTGGCACAGACGGTGACCCTCGAAGAACTCGAACAGGTCCATGCCGAAGGCGGCAACGAAGCACTCGATCGCTTCCTGATGCCTTCCGACAGCGGCCTGCTGGACTGGCCCCTGGTGTGCCTGTCCGAACACAGTGCGTTCTACTGGCTGCATGGGCAGGCGGTACGCGCGCCGGACGCGCCGCAGTTTGGCATGGTCCGGGTACAAGATCACAATGCTCGCTTCATCGGTATCGGTGAAGTGAGTGAAGACGGGCGCATTGCGCCACGTCGGCTGATTCGGTCGGAATGA
- the rpsO gene encoding 30S ribosomal protein S15, translated as MALSVEEKAQIVTDYQQAAGDTGSPEVQVALLTANINKLQGHFKANGKDHHSRRGLIRMVNQRRKLLDYLKGKDTTRYSALIGRLGLRR; from the coding sequence ATGGCCCTCAGCGTTGAAGAAAAAGCTCAAATCGTTACCGACTACCAGCAAGCTGCTGGCGACACTGGTAGCCCGGAAGTTCAGGTTGCTCTGCTGACCGCGAACATCAACAAGCTGCAAGGCCACTTCAAGGCCAACGGTAAAGACCACCACTCGCGTCGTGGCCTGATCCGTATGGTTAACCAGCGTCGTAAGCTGCTGGACTACCTGAAGGGCAAAGACACCACGCGTTACAGCGCCCTGATCGGTCGCCTGGGCCTGCGTCGCTAA
- the pnp gene encoding polyribonucleotide nucleotidyltransferase: MNPVIKTFQFGQSTVTLETGRIARQATGAVLVTVDNDVTVLVTVVGAKQADPGKGFFPLSVHYQEKTYAAGKIPGGFFKREGRPSEKETLTSRLIDRPIRPLFPEGFMNEVQVVCTVVSTSKKTDPDIAAMIGTSAALAISGIPFEGPIGAARVAFHESTGYLLNPTYEQLAASSLDMVVAGTSDAVLMVESEAQELTEDQMLGAVLFAHDEFQAVIQAVKELAAEAAKPTWDWKPAVANTELFNAIRAEFGEGVSQGYTITVKADRYARLGELRDQAIAKFSGEEGQPSASEVKEIFGEIEYRTVRENIVNGKPRIDGRDTKTVRPLNIEVGVLPKTHGSALFTRGETQALVVATLGTARDAQLLDTLEGEKKDPFMLHYNFPPFSVGECGRMGGAGRREIGHGRLARRSVQAMLPAADVFPYTIRVVSEITESNGSSSMASVCGASLALMDAGVPMKAPVAGIAMGLVKEGEKFAVLTDILGDEDHLGDMDFKVAGTAKGVTALQMDIKINGITEEIMEIALGQALEARLNILGQMNQIIGQSRTELSANAPTMIAMKIDTDKIRDVIGKGGATIRAICEETKASIDIEDDGSIKIFGETKEAAEAARQRILGITAEAEIGKIYVGKVERIVDFGAFVNILPGKDGLVHISMLSDARVEKVTDILKEGQEVEVLVLDVDNRGRIKLSIKDVAAAKASGV; the protein is encoded by the coding sequence GTGAACCCGGTAATCAAGACATTCCAGTTCGGTCAATCGACCGTTACTCTCGAAACGGGCCGTATTGCCCGTCAGGCAACCGGCGCAGTGCTGGTTACCGTCGACAACGACGTCACTGTGCTGGTGACCGTTGTTGGTGCCAAACAGGCCGATCCAGGCAAGGGTTTCTTCCCACTGTCGGTCCACTACCAGGAAAAGACCTACGCCGCCGGCAAGATCCCGGGTGGCTTCTTCAAGCGTGAAGGCCGTCCTTCCGAGAAAGAGACCCTGACCTCGCGCCTGATCGACCGTCCGATCCGTCCGCTGTTCCCTGAAGGCTTCATGAACGAAGTCCAGGTCGTCTGCACCGTGGTTTCCACCAGCAAGAAGACCGATCCGGACATCGCTGCGATGATCGGTACCTCGGCTGCCCTGGCTATCTCCGGCATTCCGTTCGAAGGCCCGATTGGCGCCGCCCGCGTTGCCTTCCACGAAAGCACCGGCTACCTGCTGAACCCGACTTACGAGCAACTGGCTGCCTCCAGCCTGGACATGGTCGTTGCCGGTACCTCCGACGCCGTGCTGATGGTTGAATCGGAAGCCCAAGAGCTGACCGAAGACCAGATGCTGGGCGCCGTGCTGTTCGCCCACGACGAATTCCAGGCTGTTATCCAGGCTGTCAAAGAGCTGGCCGCCGAAGCTGCCAAGCCGACCTGGGACTGGAAACCAGCCGTTGCCAACACCGAACTGTTCAACGCCATCCGCGCCGAATTCGGCGAAGGCGTTTCGCAGGGCTACACCATCACCGTCAAGGCCGACCGCTACGCGCGCCTGGGCGAGCTGCGCGATCAGGCGATCGCCAAGTTCTCCGGTGAAGAAGGCCAGCCATCGGCCTCCGAAGTCAAAGAAATCTTCGGCGAAATCGAATACCGCACCGTTCGCGAAAACATCGTCAACGGCAAGCCGCGTATCGACGGTCGTGACACCAAGACCGTTCGCCCGCTGAACATCGAAGTCGGCGTTCTGCCGAAGACTCACGGTTCGGCGCTGTTCACCCGTGGCGAAACCCAGGCCCTGGTCGTTGCGACCCTGGGTACTGCCCGTGACGCTCAGCTGCTGGACACCCTCGAAGGCGAGAAGAAAGACCCCTTCATGCTGCACTACAACTTCCCGCCGTTCTCGGTGGGCGAGTGTGGCCGCATGGGCGGTGCTGGCCGTCGTGAAATCGGCCACGGCCGTCTGGCCCGCCGTTCGGTACAGGCCATGCTGCCTGCCGCCGACGTGTTCCCGTACACCATCCGTGTGGTATCGGAAATCACCGAGTCCAACGGTTCCAGCTCCATGGCTTCGGTCTGCGGTGCTTCCCTGGCGCTGATGGACGCTGGTGTGCCGATGAAGGCGCCGGTTGCCGGTATCGCCATGGGCCTGGTCAAGGAAGGCGAGAAGTTCGCAGTCCTGACCGACATCCTGGGTGACGAAGACCACCTGGGCGACATGGACTTCAAGGTTGCCGGTACCGCCAAAGGCGTTACTGCACTGCAGATGGACATCAAGATCAACGGCATCACCGAAGAGATCATGGAGATCGCCCTGGGCCAAGCCCTGGAAGCGCGCCTGAACATCCTCGGCCAGATGAACCAGATCATCGGTCAATCGCGTACCGAGCTGTCGGCCAACGCCCCGACCATGATCGCGATGAAGATCGACACCGACAAGATCCGTGACGTCATCGGCAAAGGCGGCGCCACCATCCGCGCCATCTGCGAAGAGACCAAGGCTTCGATCGACATCGAAGACGACGGCTCGATCAAGATCTTCGGCGAAACCAAGGAAGCGGCTGAAGCAGCTCGTCAGCGCATCCTGGGCATCACCGCTGAGGCCGAGATCGGCAAGATCTATGTCGGCAAGGTCGAGCGCATCGTTGATTTCGGTGCCTTCGTCAACATCCTGCCTGGCAAGGATGGCCTGGTGCACATCTCCATGCTGAGCGATGCTCGCGTCGAGAAAGTCACCGACATCCTGAAAGAAGGCCAGGAAGTTGAAGTACTGGTACTGGACGTGGACAACCGCGGCCGTATCAAGCTGTCGATCAAAGACGTAGCTGCGGCCAAGGCCTCCGGCGTCTAA
- a CDS encoding BON domain-containing protein — protein MKKFAIAAATATALTLTMANAAFAQQSTQAPMTLAAGEVTKTKEAASDTWITTKVKADLMTEKGVPGSDIKVETNKGVVSLSSDVAVTDSQKEMAVAIAKKIKGVQAVSADGLKSE, from the coding sequence ATGAAGAAGTTCGCCATTGCTGCCGCTACTGCTACCGCTCTGACCCTGACCATGGCTAACGCGGCATTCGCCCAACAGTCCACCCAGGCCCCGATGACGCTGGCGGCCGGTGAGGTGACCAAAACCAAGGAAGCGGCCTCCGATACCTGGATCACCACCAAGGTGAAGGCTGACCTGATGACCGAGAAAGGTGTGCCTGGCAGTGATATCAAGGTTGAAACCAACAAGGGTGTCGTATCGCTGTCTTCCGATGTGGCAGTGACCGATTCGCAGAAAGAGATGGCCGTGGCCATCGCCAAGAAGATCAAAGGCGTTCAGGCCGTGTCGGCCGACGGCCTGAAGTCGGAATAA
- a CDS encoding putative quinol monooxygenase → MYSLFIKTRVKPGCAEAFLAAIKVNAAASVANEPGCLVFDVCQDRLEPEVIYLYEIYQDDAAYEAHTQTAHFRDSRPLVEPLIAEQDCFESDVIARNPGF, encoded by the coding sequence GTGTATAGCCTGTTCATAAAGACGCGTGTGAAGCCCGGCTGCGCCGAGGCTTTTCTGGCTGCCATCAAGGTCAATGCCGCCGCGTCAGTCGCCAACGAACCCGGTTGCCTGGTGTTCGACGTCTGCCAAGACCGCCTCGAACCCGAGGTCATCTACCTCTACGAGATCTACCAGGACGACGCCGCCTATGAAGCACACACCCAGACGGCGCACTTTCGCGACAGCCGCCCGCTAGTTGAACCCCTGATCGCCGAGCAGGACTGCTTCGAGAGCGATGTAATCGCCCGCAACCCGGGCTTTTGA
- a CDS encoding VOC family protein yields the protein MSEIPARPGRLNGLRHIALLVPNLEECERFYVDVLGMEVLNRANEDLVYLTCGNDNLSLGRGAGAANGLQTLDHYGFIVDSVEELEAWYQYFKARGVTLLDRPFNHGDGARSFHLLDPAGNKVQPLYHPAVSGQRLV from the coding sequence ATGTCTGAAATACCTGCCCGCCCTGGTCGCTTGAACGGCTTGCGTCACATTGCCTTGCTGGTACCCAATCTTGAGGAGTGCGAGCGTTTTTACGTCGATGTACTTGGCATGGAGGTGCTGAACCGGGCCAACGAAGACCTGGTCTACCTGACCTGCGGTAACGACAACCTGTCGCTGGGGCGCGGTGCGGGGGCGGCCAATGGCTTGCAGACGCTCGATCATTACGGCTTCATCGTCGACAGCGTGGAAGAGCTGGAAGCCTGGTACCAGTACTTCAAGGCACGCGGTGTGACCTTACTGGACCGCCCGTTCAACCATGGTGACGGGGCGCGCAGCTTCCACCTGCTGGACCCGGCGGGGAATAAGGTACAGCCGCTGTATCACCCGGCGGTGTCGGGGCAGCGGTTGGTCTGA
- a CDS encoding DUF748 domain-containing protein: MYKGLTRALGAMLALVALYSLLGFLILPGVALRIANQQLAQYASVPAHLQRIELNPFSLELTLWGLQIGDPGKEQVGFERLYANLSLDSLWSGALHLTAVELDKPRNEVLFAKDGTLNLTQLFKLPPSEAKPDQPPSDPFPLRIARIKLKEGYLHFQDQRPSEPIEFLYDNMNLELKNLSTLPDDNADMTLVANGPNGGRIDWSGTLSLSPIASEGTLKVTDGKMKAFWPYVRDAVPLVLEEGIISLDTRYTFNLSKQTELRLDNTSVKVAPFAIKAPDGRKLVRLASLEVSETSIDLAKQLVTVGKIRSDKLETWAALEKDGQLDWQKLFASQPAKATPKEKAEPAAAEPKPETQATNAPGKPWQVLLKDVQLRNYTVHLADRSKKEPVALDVGPLNVDLQGFDSLNQSPFTLKLDTGVGKQGRLQAAGQVNLAPIWAKLDVSTRDIDLRVAQAYISPFILLELRSGMLASDLKVDLKSTEPLAFNVTGKAQVNQLHTLDTIKSRDFVKWQQVNVDGLSYVHGDALSIDKVTLLQPYARFIINEDRTTNVNDLLIPQPADAPASKSAKPASNDKPLAIHIGQIDINDGSANFADLSLTPNFATAVQQLNGQIGTLDNRKPTPAKVDIKGKVDRYAPVTIKGALNPFNPLASLDIATSFKRVELTTLTPYSGKFAGFRIRKGRLNLDLHYLITNGQLKAENKVVVEQLQLGEKVDSPDAVDLPIRLAVALLKDTEGKISIELPVSGDLNNPQFSVMPIVWQTLRNLVLRAAQAPFKFIGGLIAGGGSEDLGNVAFAPGSSELSGDAQSSLDKLASALKERPELRLEIEGTSAQSSDGPLIAQQRLDREYQATWYKILQRRGDKVPANASMLVVDDSDKPAMLEGIYRNRLKQQPPAEWEQLGRDERTTKLREAVIKSWAESAPLLRTLGQERASSIKDYLVDKGKLEDDRVYFIDTTLGKAESDGRVITPMHLDAE, translated from the coding sequence ATGTACAAAGGATTGACTCGCGCCCTCGGCGCCATGCTGGCCCTCGTAGCCCTGTATAGCCTCCTTGGCTTTCTCATTCTCCCCGGTGTTGCACTGCGCATTGCCAACCAGCAGCTGGCGCAATATGCCAGCGTGCCGGCGCACCTGCAGCGTATCGAACTGAACCCCTTCAGCCTCGAACTGACGCTGTGGGGCCTGCAGATCGGCGACCCCGGCAAGGAACAGGTCGGTTTCGAAAGGCTGTACGCCAACCTGTCGCTCGACAGCCTGTGGAGCGGTGCCCTGCACCTGACCGCGGTAGAGCTCGACAAACCGCGTAACGAAGTGCTGTTCGCCAAGGACGGTACGCTCAACCTGACCCAATTGTTCAAGCTGCCCCCCAGCGAAGCCAAGCCGGACCAGCCGCCCAGCGACCCGTTCCCGCTTCGCATCGCCCGCATCAAGCTCAAGGAAGGTTACCTGCACTTCCAGGATCAACGCCCGAGCGAGCCGATTGAGTTCCTCTACGACAACATGAACCTGGAGCTGAAAAACCTCAGCACCCTGCCGGACGACAATGCCGACATGACGTTGGTCGCCAACGGCCCGAATGGAGGGCGTATCGACTGGAGCGGTACCCTCAGCCTGTCGCCGATCGCCTCCGAAGGCACACTGAAGGTCACCGACGGCAAGATGAAGGCGTTCTGGCCGTATGTGCGTGATGCCGTGCCCCTGGTGCTGGAAGAAGGCATCATCAGCCTCGACACCCGCTACACCTTCAACCTGTCCAAGCAGACCGAGCTACGGCTGGACAACACCTCGGTAAAGGTAGCGCCGTTCGCCATCAAGGCACCGGATGGCCGGAAACTGGTGCGCCTGGCTAGCCTGGAAGTCAGCGAAACCTCCATCGACCTGGCCAAGCAACTGGTTACCGTCGGCAAGATTCGCAGCGACAAGCTCGAAACCTGGGCCGCCCTGGAAAAAGACGGCCAGCTCGACTGGCAAAAACTGTTCGCCAGCCAACCGGCCAAGGCCACGCCCAAAGAAAAGGCCGAACCGGCCGCCGCCGAACCTAAGCCTGAAACGCAAGCCACCAACGCGCCAGGCAAGCCCTGGCAAGTGCTGCTCAAGGACGTCCAACTGCGCAACTACACTGTGCACTTGGCAGACCGCAGCAAGAAGGAACCCGTGGCCCTGGATGTCGGCCCGCTCAATGTCGACCTGCAAGGCTTCGACAGCCTCAACCAGTCGCCCTTCACGCTCAAACTCGATACCGGTGTGGGCAAGCAAGGCAGGCTGCAGGCTGCAGGCCAGGTCAACCTGGCGCCAATCTGGGCCAAACTGGATGTCAGCACGCGCGACATCGACCTGCGTGTGGCCCAGGCCTACATCAGCCCGTTCATTCTGCTGGAGCTGCGCAGCGGCATGCTCGCCAGCGACCTCAAGGTCGACCTGAAAAGCACCGAGCCGCTGGCCTTCAACGTGACCGGCAAGGCCCAGGTCAACCAGCTGCATACGCTCGACACGATCAAGAGCCGCGACTTCGTGAAATGGCAGCAAGTGAACGTCGATGGCCTGTCCTATGTACACGGTGATGCCCTGTCGATCGACAAGGTGACCCTGCTGCAGCCTTATGCCCGCTTCATCATCAACGAAGACCGCACCACCAACGTCAACGACCTGCTGATTCCGCAGCCGGCCGATGCACCGGCATCGAAGTCCGCGAAACCGGCCAGCAACGACAAGCCGTTGGCCATACACATTGGCCAGATCGACATCAACGACGGCTCGGCCAACTTCGCCGACCTCTCCCTCACCCCCAACTTCGCCACGGCCGTGCAACAGCTCAACGGCCAGATCGGCACCCTCGACAACCGCAAGCCAACGCCCGCCAAGGTGGACATCAAGGGCAAGGTCGACCGTTATGCGCCGGTCACCATCAAGGGTGCGCTCAACCCGTTCAACCCACTGGCCAGCCTGGATATCGCCACCAGCTTCAAGCGGGTCGAGCTGACCACGCTGACACCCTACTCCGGCAAGTTCGCGGGCTTCCGTATCCGCAAGGGCCGGCTCAACCTCGACCTGCACTACCTGATCACCAACGGCCAGCTCAAGGCCGAGAACAAGGTGGTGGTCGAGCAATTGCAGTTGGGCGAGAAGGTCGACAGCCCGGACGCAGTGGACCTGCCGATCCGCCTGGCAGTCGCACTGCTCAAGGATACCGAGGGCAAGATTTCGATCGAGTTGCCGGTGTCCGGCGACCTCAACAACCCGCAGTTCAGCGTCATGCCGATCGTCTGGCAAACCCTGCGCAACCTGGTGCTGCGCGCGGCCCAGGCGCCGTTCAAGTTCATCGGCGGGCTGATTGCTGGCGGGGGTTCCGAGGACCTTGGCAATGTGGCGTTTGCCCCAGGCTCAAGTGAGCTCAGTGGTGACGCCCAGTCGTCCCTGGACAAGCTGGCCTCGGCACTCAAGGAGCGCCCGGAACTGCGCCTGGAAATCGAAGGTACCAGCGCGCAGAGCAGCGACGGCCCCTTGATCGCCCAGCAGCGTCTGGACCGCGAGTACCAGGCTACCTGGTACAAGATCCTGCAGCGCCGCGGCGACAAGGTACCTGCCAATGCCTCGATGCTGGTGGTCGATGACAGCGACAAGCCCGCGATGCTCGAAGGCATTTACCGCAATCGCCTCAAGCAGCAGCCCCCGGCCGAGTGGGAGCAACTGGGGCGCGACGAGCGCACCACCAAATTGCGCGAAGCGGTGATCAAGTCATGGGCCGAGAGCGCACCGTTGCTGCGGACCCTCGGCCAGGAGCGGGCCAGCAGCATCAAGGACTATTTGGTAGACAAGGGCAAGCTGGAAGACGACCGGGTGTACTTCATCGACACCACCCTGGGCAAGGCCGAAAGCGATGGCCGGGTGATTACGCCGATGCACCTGGATGCCGAGTAA
- a CDS encoding oxygenase MpaB family protein gives MEALRRRIETQVMSLTGLALGQLDLESPKGDPGLFGPQSISWQVHGDFPSMLVGGISALMLQLLHPLALAGVWDHSNFRQDLLGRLRRTSQFISGTTFGSTRDAEWLIEKVRTIHLQVTGTTADGRPYAASDPGLLTWVHVAEVSSFLAAHLRYRNPHLPRAEQDAYYNEIALIAERLGARDVPRSCQQVEDYLRHMRPQLQCDSRSHEVVDILLAAPAPSRLAQPVGKLMLNAGIDLLPDWAQAMLGLQQGPLQRRMIRLGLQRTAPVLRWAMRDGSAHRAKRRMGIE, from the coding sequence ATGGAAGCCCTTCGCCGCCGTATCGAAACCCAGGTCATGAGCCTAACCGGGCTGGCCCTCGGCCAGCTCGACCTGGAATCGCCCAAGGGCGACCCAGGCCTGTTTGGCCCGCAGAGCATCAGTTGGCAGGTGCACGGCGATTTTCCGAGCATGCTGGTGGGCGGCATCAGTGCCCTCATGCTGCAACTGCTGCACCCCCTGGCCCTGGCCGGGGTGTGGGACCACTCGAACTTTCGCCAGGACCTGCTCGGCCGCTTGCGGCGCACCAGCCAGTTCATCTCCGGCACCACCTTTGGCTCGACCCGCGACGCCGAATGGCTGATTGAAAAGGTCCGTACCATTCACCTGCAGGTCACCGGCACCACTGCCGATGGCCGCCCCTATGCCGCCAGTGACCCAGGCTTGTTGACCTGGGTCCACGTGGCCGAGGTCAGCAGCTTTCTCGCCGCTCACCTGCGTTACCGCAACCCGCACCTGCCCCGCGCCGAGCAGGATGCCTACTACAACGAGATTGCCCTGATCGCCGAACGCCTTGGCGCCCGTGATGTACCGCGCTCCTGCCAGCAGGTCGAAGACTACCTCAGGCACATGCGCCCGCAACTGCAGTGCGATAGCCGCAGCCATGAGGTGGTCGACATCCTCCTCGCCGCCCCGGCGCCCAGCCGCCTGGCACAACCTGTCGGCAAGCTCATGCTGAACGCAGGCATCGACCTGCTGCCCGATTGGGCCCAGGCCATGCTCGGCCTACAACAAGGCCCTTTGCAGCGGCGCATGATCCGCCTAGGCCTGCAACGCACGGCGCCGGTACTGCGCTGGGCCATGCGCGACGGCTCGGCGCATCGGGCGAAACGCCGCATGGGTATCGAATGA
- the acs gene encoding acetate--CoA ligase, translating to MFDIRNYPHALAVSQSATLTDDDYRRLYRQSVEDPDTFWAEQAKRLDWIKPWSSVQQCDLKTGKARWFDGGQLNVSYNCIDRHLAQRGEQTALLWEGDDPKDAKAVTYRELHRQVCRLANALKARGVKKGDRVCIYMPMIPEAAFAMLACTRLGAVHSVVFGGFSPDALRDRILDADCRTVITADEGIRGGKRIPLKLNVDKALTNCPNVSSVFVVQRTGGDVAWSDGRDLWYHEVTQNAGDDCPPEPMEAEDPLFILYTSGSTGKPKGVLHTTGGYLLQATMTFKVVFDYRDGEVFWCTADVGWVTGHSYIVYGPLANGAISLMFEGVPNYPDTSRFWQVVDKHQVNIFYTAPTALRALMREGSGPLKSTTRKSLRLLGSVGEPINPEAWEWYFEEVGQKRCPIVDTWWQTETGGIMLTPLPSTQRLKPGCATQPMFGVQPVLLDEKGQLIEGPGAGVLAIKASWPGQIRSVYGDHQRMVETYFKPMPGYYFTGDGARRDADGDYWITGRIDDVINVSGHRIGTAEVESALVLHDSVAEAAVVGYPHDLKGQGVYAFVTPMNGVEPNEALKAELLALVSKEIGSFAKPELIQWAPALPKTRSGKIMRRILRKIACNELENLGDTSTLADPSVVQGLIDKRLNQ from the coding sequence ATGTTCGATATCCGCAACTACCCCCATGCCCTGGCCGTCAGCCAATCCGCCACCCTCACTGACGACGATTACCGCCGCCTTTACCGCCAATCGGTGGAAGACCCCGACACCTTCTGGGCCGAGCAGGCCAAACGCCTGGACTGGATCAAACCCTGGTCGAGCGTGCAGCAGTGCGACCTGAAAACTGGCAAAGCCCGTTGGTTCGACGGTGGTCAGCTGAACGTCAGTTACAACTGCATCGACCGCCACCTGGCCCAGCGCGGCGAACAGACCGCCCTGCTCTGGGAGGGTGACGACCCCAAAGACGCCAAAGCCGTCACCTACCGCGAGCTGCACCGCCAGGTCTGCCGCCTGGCCAATGCCCTGAAAGCCCGCGGCGTGAAGAAAGGCGACCGGGTCTGCATCTACATGCCGATGATTCCCGAAGCGGCCTTCGCCATGCTCGCCTGCACGCGCTTGGGCGCCGTGCACTCGGTGGTATTCGGCGGCTTCTCGCCCGATGCCCTGCGTGATCGCATCCTCGATGCCGATTGCCGCACCGTGATCACGGCCGATGAAGGCATCCGCGGCGGCAAGCGCATCCCACTGAAGCTGAACGTCGACAAGGCGCTGACCAACTGCCCCAATGTCAGCAGCGTATTCGTCGTACAGCGTACGGGGGGTGACGTTGCCTGGAGCGACGGCCGTGACCTCTGGTATCACGAGGTCACGCAAAACGCAGGCGACGACTGCCCGCCTGAGCCGATGGAGGCGGAAGACCCGCTGTTCATCCTCTATACCTCCGGCAGCACCGGTAAACCCAAGGGCGTGCTGCACACCACTGGCGGCTACCTGCTGCAGGCCACGATGACCTTCAAGGTGGTCTTCGACTACCGCGATGGCGAAGTGTTCTGGTGCACAGCCGACGTCGGCTGGGTTACCGGCCACAGCTACATCGTCTATGGCCCGCTGGCCAATGGCGCCATTTCACTGATGTTCGAAGGTGTGCCCAACTACCCCGACACCTCGCGGTTCTGGCAGGTGGTGGACAAGCATCAGGTGAACATTTTCTACACGGCGCCCACCGCGTTGCGCGCATTGATGCGTGAAGGCTCCGGGCCGCTCAAGAGCACCACGCGCAAGAGCCTGCGCCTGCTCGGCAGCGTCGGCGAGCCGATCAACCCGGAAGCGTGGGAATGGTACTTCGAGGAAGTCGGCCAGAAGCGCTGCCCGATCGTCGATACCTGGTGGCAGACCGAGACCGGCGGCATCATGCTCACACCCTTGCCCAGCACGCAGAGGCTCAAGCCAGGCTGCGCCACCCAGCCCATGTTCGGTGTACAGCCGGTGCTGCTGGACGAAAAAGGCCAACTCATCGAAGGCCCCGGCGCGGGCGTGCTGGCCATCAAGGCCAGTTGGCCGGGGCAGATCCGCAGCGTCTATGGCGACCATCAACGCATGGTCGAAACCTACTTCAAACCCATGCCTGGCTACTACTTCACCGGTGACGGCGCACGCCGTGATGCCGATGGCGACTACTGGATAACCGGGCGCATCGACGACGTGATCAACGTGTCTGGCCACCGCATCGGCACTGCCGAGGTGGAAAGCGCGCTGGTCTTGCATGACAGCGTCGCCGAGGCGGCAGTGGTCGGCTACCCCCACGACCTCAAGGGCCAGGGCGTGTATGCCTTTGTCACCCCCATGAACGGTGTCGAGCCAAACGAGGCGCTCAAGGCCGAACTGCTGGCCCTGGTCAGCAAGGAAATCGGCAGCTTCGCCAAACCGGAACTGATTCAGTGGGCTCCGGCACTGCCCAAAACCCGCTCCGGCAAGATCATGCGGCGTATACTGCGCAAAATCGCCTGCAACGAGCTGGAAAACCTCGGCGATACCTCAACCCTGGCCGACCCGAGCGTGGTCCAGGGTTTGATCGACAAACGCCTTAACCAATAG